A DNA window from Ficedula albicollis isolate OC2 chromosome 1, FicAlb1.5, whole genome shotgun sequence contains the following coding sequences:
- the RGCC gene encoding regulator of cell cycle RGCC: MGMGKERDPGGGRAAPLLHAKPRGRCKRAAASSPRCVPFLLAVAGLGRRCRRPAAPGEDGGGLAEALGEFDAVLEEFSCPAGRRRFFYGEHLERMKRRSSASVSDGSGLSESDSADSLYRNSFSLSDEKLNSSTASTPSLPSPSVTPCKAKLGDTKELEDFIADLDRTLASM; the protein is encoded by the exons atggggatggggaaggaaagggacCCCGGGGGTGGCCGAGCAGCACCGCTGTTGCATGCAAAGCCACGAGGTCGCTGCAAGCGAGCTGCTGCCTCCTCGCCGCGCTGCGTGCCCTTCCTGCTGGCAGTCGCGGGGCTGG GACGCCGCTGCCGCCGCCCGGCAGCGCCGGGGGAGGACGGCGGGGGTCTGGCGGAGGCGCTGGGCGAGTTCGACGCGGTGCTGGAGGAGTTCTCCTGCCCCGCCGGCCGGCGCCGCTTCTTCTACGGCGAGCACCTGGAGCGCATGAAGCGGCGGAGCAGCGCCAGCGTCAGCGACGGCAGCGGCCTCAGCGAGTCCGACA GTGCGGATTCCCTCTACAGAAATAGCTTCAGTCTCAGTGATGAAAAGCTCAACTCTTCAACTGCATCTACTCCAAGCTTGCCATCCCCTTCAGTAACTCCTTGTAAAG CAAAGCTTGGAGACACAAAAGAACTGGAGGACTTCATTGCTGATCTTGACAGAACACTAGCAA GTATGTGA
- the LOC107603524 gene encoding inositol 1,4,5-trisphosphate receptor-interacting protein-like 1, whose protein sequence is MLQPSSRSCRFQLSRDQESFLVEVIFGVQQGDSDIFVGSQPTEVGIPSTTWLETYAVAEAKFFRHISRQAPRDSWHCKCLQLLSRILVGVGFSSYALKTVVMHLLSTVPLTQWCRKDFWRRMTDTLKYLRCSLDTKQLNHFVIGNERLPMEISLPSDFRVAEAPNLFQHLASNPDAHVKAMQEYVHLLHQLKQMLV, encoded by the coding sequence ATGCTGCAGCCCTCCAGCCGCTCCTGTAGATTTCAGCTAAGCAGAGACCAGGAAAGCTTCCTGGTTGAGGTCATCTTTGGAGTGCAGCAAGGAGACTCAGATATCTTTGTGGGCAGCCAGCCTACAGAAGTAGGCATCCCAAGCACAACGTGGCTGGAGACTTACGCCGTGGCAGAGGCAAAATTCTTCAGGCACATTTCCAGGCAGGCCCCTCGTGACAGCTGGCACTGCaagtgcctgcagctcctcagccgCATCCTGGTGGGTGTAGGTTTCTCCAGCTACGCCCTGAAGACGGTGGTGATGCACCTCCTGAGCACCGTGCCCCTGACACAGTGGTGCAGGAAGGATTTCTGGCGGCGAATGACGGACACCCTCAAGTACCTCCGCTGCTCCCTGGACACAAAACAGCTCAACCACTTTGTCATAGGCAACGAGAGGCTTCCTATGGAGATCAGTTTGCCCTCCGACTTCCGCGTGGCTGAAGCACCCAACCTCTTCCAGCACCTAGCCAGCAATCCAGATGCCCACGTGAAGGCCATGCAGGAGTACGTTCATCTGCTGCATCAGCTCAAACAAATGCTGGTCTAA
- the LOC107603355 gene encoding inositol 1,4,5-trisphosphate receptor-interacting protein-like 1, with product MAWGALLVWQLWAVTGILVLLLALWLGLHKIRRDPGNSDHKERSSSNLAEEEGEGYKVVVKREIESDHANAEENNKNGNEEGSNVDAEAENNDGSEVKESSDDPKEDVNNDERGEEVNATGNEEDKHPANEEDGGHNVKRHLGSLLEERIQLPVLDLDKGCSIITDLMDKLIPTFGQGLSNSFYPVPQRAIGVGSAFEGWSPRAEDLVYHVLVPLSAPPGHAFHLELDAAGVLQRNCCVRVELLCTCTREQLGEDMLCFLHHSEEELRRKQDPSLLHTLCTGTYLDVEKTVRWFYRSVRAAWLLLPQSRHWCLMLQPSSRSCRFQLSRDQESFLVEVIFGVQQGDSDIFVGSQPTEVGIPSTTWLETYAVAEAKFFRHISRQAPRDSWHCKCLQLLSRILVGVGFSSYALKTVVMHLLSTVPLTQWCRKDFWRRMTDTLKYLRCSLDTKQSTARL from the exons ATGGCCTGGGGAGCCCTGCTTGTatggcagctctgggctgtgacTGGAATCCTCGTCCTTCTCTTGGCGCTGTGGTTGGGACTCCACAAAATCAGACGTGATCCAGGCAACAGTGACCACAAGGAGAGGTCCAGCAGCAACTTGGcggaggaggaaggagaaggataCAAGGTGGTTGTAAAGAGAGAGATAGAAAGCGACCATGCAAATGCAGAAGAGAACAATAAGAATGGAAATGAAGAAGGCAGCAATGTGGatgcagaggcagaaaacaaTGATGGCAGTGAAGTAAAAGAAAGTTCTGATGATCCAAAGGAAGACGTAAACAACGATGAGAGGGGGGAGGAAGTCAATGCTACTGGAAATGAAGAAGACAAACACCCTGCAAACGAAGAAGACGGTGGCCACAATGTCAAAAGGCACCTTGGAAGCCTTTTGGAGGAGCGCATACAGTTGCCTGTTCTGGACCTGGACAAAGGTTGCTCCATCATAACGGACCTGATGGACAAACTCATACCCACCTTTGGACAAGGCTTGTCCAACAGCTTCTACCCGGTGCCACAACGAGCCATTGGAGTGGGCAGTGCCTTTGAAGGCTGGAGTCCCAGAGCAGAGGACCTTGTGTACCACGTGCTTGTACCACTGAGTGCCCCTCCAGGACATGCCTTCCACCTGgagctggatgctgcaggggTGCTCCAGAGGAACTGCTGTGTCCgtgtggagctgctgtgcacctGCAcgagggagcagctgggggaggacATGCTGTGTTTCCTCCACCACTCTGAGGAGGAGCTGAGAAGGAAACAGGACCCCAGCCTCCTGCACACCCTCTGCACTGGCACCTATCTGGATGTGGAGAAAACTGTCCGCTGGTTCTATCGGTCCgtgagagcagcctggctgcttttGCCTCAGTCGCGCCATTGGTGTTTAATGCTGCAGCCCTCCAGCCGCTCCTGTAGATTTCAGCTAAGCAGAGACCAGGAAAGCTTCCTGGTTGAGGTCATCTTTGGAGTGCAGCAAGGAGACTCAGATATCTTTGTGGGCAGCCAGCCTACAGAAGTAGGCATCCCAAGCACAACGTGGCTGGAGACTTACGCCGTGGCAGAGGCAAAATTCTTCAGGCACATTTCCAGGCAGGCCCCTCGTGACAGCTGGCACTGCaagtgcctgcagctcctcagccgCATCCTGGTGGGTGTAGGTTTCTCCAGCTACGCCCTGAAGACGGTGGTGATGCACCTCCTGAGCACCGTGCCCCTGACACAGTGGTGCAGGAAGGATTTCTGGCGGCGAATGACGGACACCCTCAAGTACCTCCGCTGCTCCCTGGACACAAAACA atccacagctcgtttgtaa